One part of the Cyanobacteriota bacterium genome encodes these proteins:
- a CDS encoding sterol carrier protein domain-containing protein produces SLAYAYLLGHLDHPEGYLVMKQHRDGSNSIIQVRDWALLTPAAVHTFWTFLANQRSQCDVVRWQSAAIDPLSLVLPEPSAHVDHADCWLLRLINLPLALEQRGYPPHIEAELHLSVFDDLLSPNNGNFLLIVTGGRGTVCPGGRGDLQVHIRGLASLYSSLLSPYQLRAVGLLEGTDAHLATAASVFGGASPWLPDFF; encoded by the coding sequence AGAGCCTAGCCTATGCCTACCTATTGGGACACCTAGACCATCCTGAAGGCTATCTAGTAATGAAACAGCACCGTGATGGTAGTAACTCCATCATCCAAGTCAGAGATTGGGCATTGCTGACTCCTGCCGCCGTACACACCTTCTGGACATTTCTGGCTAACCAACGATCGCAGTGTGACGTGGTGCGCTGGCAAAGTGCTGCCATCGATCCCTTAAGCCTAGTGTTGCCTGAGCCTTCTGCCCATGTTGATCACGCAGATTGCTGGTTGCTACGCCTGATCAATTTGCCCTTGGCCCTAGAACAGCGCGGTTATCCCCCCCACATTGAAGCAGAACTCCACCTTTCCGTATTCGATGACCTTCTATCCCCCAACAATGGCAATTTCCTGCTAATAGTCACAGGCGGCAGAGGTACTGTTTGTCCAGGTGGCAGAGGCGACCTGCAAGTGCATATCCGTGGTCTTGCCTCCCTCTACAGTAGTCTGCTTTCACCATATCAACTCCGCGCCGTTGGGCTATTAGAGGGAACCGATGCCCACCTAGCCACGGCTGCTTCCGTATTTGGTGGGGCCTCCCCTTGGCTTCCTGACTTTTTCTAA
- a CDS encoding aromatic ring-hydroxylating dioxygenase subunit alpha yields the protein MNSTPCKDPVLLNDWHVVAKSSDLRPGDVLGVQLLGINVVVWRGQDGQVHGWDDRCPHRSVRLSAGRVENNTLVCLYHGLVYDGTGRCVSVPACPGYSPPKQACVPTYAVQERYGLVFLCLGEPSQDVPPFPEWGQADYRFYITGPYVVRSNGYRTIENFLDAAHFPFVHGGILGDVNKPEVDDYEAMITSEGVYAKDVRVWQPDPYGTGVGDYVHYDYWAFRPLTAYLRKLNPTGECLALLYSVTPVDEETCIAWMSGALNYGQQITHDEIVQFQDKIVLQDVGNLESHSPMKLPLDSSTEFHLPSDRVSLMYRKWLKQLGVTYGILT from the coding sequence ATGAACAGTACCCCTTGCAAGGATCCCGTTTTGTTGAATGACTGGCATGTGGTTGCTAAGTCTAGTGATTTAAGGCCAGGTGATGTGCTCGGTGTGCAGCTTCTAGGTATCAATGTTGTGGTATGGCGTGGTCAAGATGGCCAGGTGCACGGTTGGGACGATCGCTGCCCCCATCGCAGTGTCCGACTATCCGCAGGGCGCGTTGAGAACAACACTCTGGTTTGTCTTTATCATGGATTAGTCTACGATGGCACAGGGCGTTGTGTTAGTGTCCCTGCCTGTCCTGGTTATTCGCCGCCTAAACAAGCCTGTGTCCCTACCTATGCTGTCCAAGAGCGCTATGGTTTAGTGTTTCTATGTTTGGGAGAACCTAGCCAGGATGTGCCACCCTTCCCAGAATGGGGACAGGCCGACTATCGGTTCTACATCACGGGTCCCTATGTTGTGCGATCGAACGGCTATCGGACAATTGAAAACTTCTTGGATGCAGCTCACTTTCCCTTTGTGCACGGTGGCATTCTGGGGGATGTAAACAAGCCAGAAGTGGATGATTATGAGGCAATGATCACGAGTGAGGGCGTTTACGCTAAGGATGTGCGCGTTTGGCAGCCTGATCCCTATGGCACAGGTGTGGGCGACTATGTTCACTACGACTACTGGGCGTTTCGTCCGTTGACTGCCTATCTGCGGAAGCTGAACCCAACGGGTGAGTGTTTAGCATTGCTCTACTCGGTGACACCTGTGGATGAAGAGACCTGCATAGCCTGGATGAGTGGGGCGTTAAACTATGGTCAACAGATAACCCATGATGAGATTGTGCAATTTCAAGACAAGATTGTGTTGCAGGATGTGGGCAATCTGGAATCCCACTCGCCGATGAAACTACCGCTGGACTCGTCAACGGAATTTCATTTACCCAGCGATCGTGTTTCCCTCATGTATCGCAAATGGCTAAAGCAGTTGGGTGTTACCTACGGAATCTTAACCTAG
- a CDS encoding HEAT repeat domain-containing protein codes for MYSSDDLTVVDELSNGLDQAEPIEDVPPPDPDEMLVWLESPDPQQRMRAARAFCDIQDARVVPHLLRLLTDDCPLVRVSVAYALGKNPSADAVEPLITQLATDLNGYVRKGVAWALGNCRDRRALQPLIETLRTDISAVRLWAASALAQMATLGYETVVAAIPPLIEALRRDKVAAVRSNCAWALGQLCREMPSNVVYATAIDALIEAFAEDEEMGVREDARAAILRVGDTRGLQVIEELERQGWF; via the coding sequence ATGTATAGCAGTGATGATTTGACTGTAGTTGATGAGCTGAGTAATGGGCTTGATCAAGCAGAGCCAATCGAGGATGTGCCACCGCCGGATCCTGATGAAATGTTGGTATGGCTGGAATCCCCTGACCCTCAGCAACGAATGCGTGCAGCCCGTGCCTTTTGCGATATTCAGGATGCGCGGGTTGTTCCTCACCTTTTGCGACTATTGACGGATGATTGTCCCTTGGTGCGGGTAAGTGTGGCCTATGCGTTGGGAAAAAATCCCAGTGCAGATGCCGTTGAGCCATTGATTACCCAGTTGGCAACGGATTTGAATGGATATGTGCGTAAGGGAGTTGCTTGGGCGCTGGGCAACTGTCGCGATCGTCGAGCGTTACAGCCCTTGATTGAAACACTGCGAACGGATATTTCTGCTGTGCGCCTGTGGGCAGCTAGTGCCCTCGCGCAAATGGCAACCCTGGGTTATGAAACGGTGGTAGCGGCGATTCCACCCTTGATTGAAGCTCTACGGCGTGACAAGGTGGCGGCTGTACGTAGCAATTGTGCCTGGGCGTTGGGTCAACTCTGTCGAGAGATGCCGTCTAATGTGGTGTATGCAACGGCGATCGATGCCTTGATTGAAGCCTTTGCGGAAGATGAAGAAATGGGGGTACGGGAAGATGCTCGGGCGGCAATTCTGCGGGTGGGAGACACCAGAGGGCTACAGGTGATTGAGGAACTGGAGCGTCAAGGATGGTTTTAG
- the argJ gene encoding bifunctional ornithine acetyltransferase/N-acetylglutamate synthase has translation MAEWQQIPGGVTAPKGYQASGITAGLKPSGSPDLALIVSEVEAIAAGVFTTNQVCAAPVIYCRQRLQAKASARAILVNSGQANAATGSEGLADAQTSANLLAQALGIAAEEVLLASTGVIGKRIRMEPLAAGLPKLVAALSSEGSDAAARSIMTTDLVPKTIALEMMVGDRPLRIGGIAKGSGMIHPNMATMLAFITCDAAVSPSLWQQMLSRAVSRSFNQITVDGDTSTNDTVIALANGQSRTPAITEAGVDADRLEAMLTEACIYLATAIARDGEGATCLVEVQVTGADDEASAARVARTIAGSSLVKSAIFGNDPNWGRIAGAAGRAGVVFDQGNLRIQLGEFVMMAQGQPQDYDRDAASAYLKQAKAGDYLKTDKVTIIVSIGNGPASSKAWGCDLSYDYVRINAEYTT, from the coding sequence ATGGCAGAGTGGCAACAGATTCCGGGGGGAGTGACTGCTCCCAAGGGCTATCAGGCATCAGGGATTACGGCTGGACTAAAGCCATCAGGTTCTCCAGATTTGGCACTCATCGTCTCAGAGGTAGAGGCGATCGCAGCGGGTGTGTTTACCACCAACCAGGTCTGTGCCGCTCCAGTCATTTATTGCCGTCAACGGTTGCAAGCTAAAGCAAGTGCTAGGGCTATCTTGGTAAATTCTGGGCAAGCAAACGCTGCCACCGGCTCGGAAGGCTTAGCAGATGCCCAAACTAGTGCTAACTTGCTGGCACAGGCACTAGGCATTGCTGCTGAAGAAGTGCTACTGGCTTCAACAGGCGTGATTGGCAAGCGTATTCGCATGGAGCCTTTAGCAGCAGGTCTTCCTAAATTGGTAGCAGCATTATCAAGCGAAGGCTCTGACGCGGCAGCACGATCAATTATGACTACTGACCTTGTGCCTAAGACCATTGCCTTAGAGATGATGGTGGGCGATCGTCCCCTGCGCATTGGCGGCATCGCTAAAGGATCGGGCATGATTCATCCCAACATGGCAACGATGCTAGCGTTTATTACCTGCGACGCAGCCGTCTCACCATCCCTGTGGCAGCAAATGCTGAGTCGAGCAGTTAGTCGCAGCTTCAATCAAATTACGGTAGATGGAGACACCAGTACAAACGACACAGTGATCGCCTTGGCTAATGGACAATCACGTACACCTGCTATTACAGAAGCGGGTGTTGATGCAGATAGACTAGAAGCCATGCTCACAGAAGCTTGCATCTACCTAGCAACTGCGATTGCCCGCGACGGGGAAGGCGCAACCTGCTTGGTTGAAGTACAGGTGACAGGCGCAGACGATGAAGCTTCAGCAGCACGGGTAGCTCGCACGATTGCAGGTTCATCCCTAGTCAAGTCAGCTATCTTTGGGAATGATCCCAACTGGGGGCGCATTGCTGGTGCGGCTGGACGGGCTGGGGTTGTCTTCGACCAAGGAAACCTACGTATCCAGTTAGGTGAGTTTGTGATGATGGCTCAGGGGCAACCGCAGGACTACGATCGAGATGCAGCTAGTGCCTACCTTAAGCAGGCCAAAGCCGGAGACTATCTCAAAACAGATAAAGTGACGATCATTGTCAGCATTGGCAATGGGCCTGCTAGCAGCAAAGCATGGGGGTGTGACTTGAGTTATGACTACGTGAGAATTAACGCAGAATATACAACCTGA
- a CDS encoding glutathione S-transferase family protein gives MLKLYGGARSRASIVQWYLEELAIPYEFVMLNMQAGEHRQPPFLAINPMGKVPAIVDGDFTLWESGAILLYLSDQYEPSAKSPAQRAEIAQWVLYANATLGPGLFVETNRQRELHQLTALDQILAAKPYLLGEQFSAADVAVGAVLAYMPIMLQFDFSPYPSITAYLQRLAERPAFQATIGKRS, from the coding sequence ATGCTGAAGTTGTATGGCGGTGCTCGGAGCCGCGCTTCAATTGTTCAGTGGTATCTAGAAGAGCTAGCCATTCCCTACGAGTTTGTCATGTTAAACATGCAGGCAGGTGAACATCGACAACCCCCATTCCTAGCCATTAACCCCATGGGTAAAGTGCCTGCGATCGTCGATGGCGATTTCACCCTCTGGGAATCGGGTGCAATTCTGCTATACCTGAGTGACCAATACGAACCCAGTGCCAAATCCCCAGCACAGCGGGCAGAAATTGCTCAGTGGGTGCTGTATGCTAACGCTACCCTAGGGCCTGGTCTATTTGTAGAGACCAATCGACAGCGAGAATTGCACCAGCTTACAGCCCTAGATCAAATCTTGGCCGCCAAGCCCTATCTGCTAGGAGAGCAATTCTCTGCAGCAGATGTTGCTGTAGGTGCTGTGCTCGCCTATATGCCAATTATGCTACAGTTTGACTTCAGCCCTTACCCTAGTATTACGGCTTACTTGCAACGCTTGGCTGAGCGTCCGGCATTTCAAGCAACAATTGGTAAGCGAAGCTAA